The following are from one region of the Gryllotalpicola protaetiae genome:
- a CDS encoding glycosyltransferase family 2 protein: MQAERTKVAGGESPGHVVDPTLAVISVSYHSQVALRELVESIAAGSVLPAQTVIVNNAVDDTLDLPEFAGLMHVDPGANLGYGGGVNAGVRALDPAIEWVLVTNPDVTLESHALESLLDAGRAEPTAGELGPRILETTGEVYPSARELPSLRTGIGHALFANAWTANPWTRRYRGENRVTTDVWRESGWLSGSCFLVRRSAFDSIGGFDDSYFMYFEDVDLGARLSAAGWRNLYVPGAVVTHSGAHSTSGSAASMRAEHHRSAYLYLSRKYSAPYLWPLRAGLRVALAVRARFTSRG; the protein is encoded by the coding sequence GTGCAGGCGGAGAGGACGAAAGTGGCAGGTGGCGAGAGTCCCGGCCACGTCGTGGATCCCACGTTGGCCGTCATCTCGGTGAGTTACCACTCGCAGGTCGCACTGCGCGAACTGGTCGAGTCGATCGCGGCCGGAAGCGTGCTGCCCGCGCAGACCGTCATTGTGAACAACGCGGTCGACGACACCCTCGACCTTCCTGAGTTCGCCGGCCTCATGCACGTCGACCCCGGCGCCAATCTCGGCTACGGCGGCGGCGTGAACGCGGGCGTCCGCGCCCTTGACCCCGCCATCGAGTGGGTCCTCGTGACGAATCCCGACGTCACCCTTGAGTCGCACGCGCTCGAGTCGCTGCTGGACGCCGGTCGCGCGGAACCCACGGCAGGCGAGCTCGGCCCGCGCATCCTCGAGACCACGGGCGAGGTCTACCCGTCCGCACGCGAGCTGCCGTCGTTGCGCACCGGCATCGGGCACGCACTGTTCGCGAACGCATGGACGGCGAACCCATGGACCCGCCGGTATCGCGGCGAGAACAGGGTGACGACGGATGTCTGGCGCGAGTCCGGCTGGCTGAGCGGTTCGTGCTTCTTGGTGCGCCGCTCGGCGTTCGACTCCATCGGCGGCTTCGACGACTCGTATTTCATGTACTTCGAAGACGTCGATCTCGGGGCGCGGCTGTCCGCTGCGGGGTGGCGCAACCTGTACGTGCCTGGCGCAGTGGTCACGCATTCTGGTGCCCATTCCACCTCGGGGTCTGCGGCCTCCATGCGGGCGGAGCATCATCGCAGCGCGTACCTCTACCTGTCGCGGAAGTACTCCGCGCCGTATCTCTGGCCGCTGCGCGCCGGGCTGAGAGTCGCCCTTGCGGTGCGCGCGCGCTTCACGAGCCGCGGCTGA
- the purE gene encoding 5-(carboxyamino)imidazole ribonucleotide mutase yields the protein MPLMQGAAEVAIIMGSDSDWPTMKSAADSLDRFGIGYEVEVVSAHRTPDKMIAFGKAAAGRGIRVIIAGAGGAAHLPGMVASVTTLPVVGVPVQLARLEGLDSLLSIVQMPAGIPVATMAINGASNAGLFAARILASGNAELSAQVAAYAQELEALVEQKNQALIAGL from the coding sequence ATGCCACTGATGCAGGGCGCGGCCGAGGTCGCGATCATTATGGGCTCCGACAGCGACTGGCCGACGATGAAGTCCGCGGCGGATTCGCTCGACCGATTCGGCATCGGTTATGAGGTCGAGGTCGTCTCGGCTCACCGCACGCCGGACAAGATGATCGCCTTCGGGAAGGCGGCGGCCGGTCGAGGTATCCGCGTCATCATCGCGGGCGCAGGTGGCGCTGCCCACCTGCCCGGCATGGTGGCTTCCGTCACGACCTTGCCGGTCGTGGGGGTGCCCGTTCAGCTTGCGCGCCTCGAGGGACTCGACTCGCTGCTGTCGATCGTGCAGATGCCCGCGGGCATCCCGGTCGCGACGATGGCGATCAACGGTGCGTCCAACGCGGGCCTGTTCGCTGCGCGCATCCTCGCGTCGGGTAACGCGGAGCTCTCCGCACAGGTCGCCGCGTACGCGCAGGAGCTCGAGGCTCTCGTCGAGCAGAAGAACCAGGCGCTGATCGCCGGTCTGTGA
- a CDS encoding glycosyltransferase family 2 protein yields the protein MKLSVLMPVYNEQATLRKVLDNLFAIGWPDGVEVEYVIVDDGSKDSTPGILDAITDSRALVFHQPFNQGKGAAIRKAAELATGEYMIICDADEEYRPQEIPLLLEPVLSGEADLVYGTRAFSSHTSFSYWYVIGNKGVNTFTNILFNSYVSDVETCFKLMPLELYRSLDIKEKGFGMEAEVTAKLLSRGYRPYEVPISYKARTREEGKKITAKDGFEALWILTKLRVKEGSRRRHPEIATAG from the coding sequence ATGAAGCTGTCCGTGCTGATGCCCGTGTACAACGAGCAGGCGACGCTGCGGAAGGTGCTCGACAATCTGTTCGCGATCGGGTGGCCCGATGGCGTCGAGGTCGAGTACGTGATCGTCGACGACGGCAGCAAGGACAGCACGCCCGGCATCCTCGACGCGATCACGGACTCCCGCGCCCTCGTGTTCCACCAGCCGTTCAACCAGGGCAAGGGCGCGGCGATCCGCAAGGCGGCGGAGCTCGCGACCGGCGAGTACATGATCATCTGCGATGCCGACGAGGAGTACCGCCCGCAGGAGATCCCGCTGCTGCTCGAGCCCGTGCTGTCGGGTGAGGCTGACCTGGTCTACGGAACCCGGGCGTTCTCGAGCCACACGTCGTTCTCGTACTGGTACGTGATCGGTAACAAGGGTGTGAACACCTTCACCAACATCCTGTTCAACTCCTACGTATCGGACGTCGAGACGTGCTTCAAGCTGATGCCGCTCGAGCTGTACCGCTCGCTCGACATCAAGGAGAAGGGCTTCGGTATGGAGGCCGAGGTCACGGCGAAACTGCTCTCGCGCGGCTACCGCCCGTACGAGGTGCCGATCTCGTACAAGGCGCGCACTCGCGAGGAGGGCAAGAAGATCACTGCGAAGGACGGCTTCGAGGCGCTCTGGATCCTCACGAAGCTGCGTGTCAAGGAAGGCTCTCGCCGTAGGCACCCCGAGATCGCCACCGCTGGTTAG
- a CDS encoding glycosyltransferase family 2 protein — protein MRLVMTMMVRDEADVIEAMVEHHFAQGVDTMLITDNGSIDGTTEILERLASAHDVVLMHDPVHAKQQSSCVTRMANEAYTEHGADWVINADADEFWVPRAHDSIHAAFETYPREFGAFEVHVEDMTGLPAARGTGLERLIYRDLRSTAMLRGVGLRDHSAADAVHIGASGVVVAQGNHAVSIPSCGTPSAAESIEVLHFPWRSWDQFRRKVENAGKAYESSPDLVPSPNHHGMRDYRLLKEGRLLASYLLRSLTPAQLDAGIADGLYVEETRIRAEKLPQQADDELEYDASEMVDLLRGLAATQGERLAATAADADQRFADAKAYIEGAGREWQAEREALHERADRLAQRVEQLSDELVATRAALEGLRGRRSVRIVDAVNRVATRRRA, from the coding sequence ATGCGCTTGGTCATGACGATGATGGTCCGCGATGAGGCGGACGTCATCGAGGCCATGGTCGAGCACCACTTCGCGCAGGGTGTCGACACCATGCTGATCACCGACAACGGCTCGATCGACGGCACGACAGAGATCCTCGAACGGCTCGCGTCAGCGCACGACGTCGTGCTGATGCACGATCCGGTCCATGCGAAGCAGCAGAGCAGCTGCGTCACGCGCATGGCCAACGAGGCGTACACGGAGCACGGCGCGGATTGGGTGATCAACGCCGATGCCGACGAGTTCTGGGTGCCTCGCGCACACGACTCGATCCATGCGGCGTTCGAGACCTACCCGAGGGAGTTCGGCGCCTTCGAGGTGCATGTCGAGGACATGACGGGGCTGCCAGCGGCACGCGGCACCGGGCTCGAGCGACTCATCTATCGCGACCTGCGCTCCACTGCGATGCTGCGAGGCGTCGGGCTGCGCGACCACTCCGCAGCGGACGCGGTGCACATCGGCGCGAGCGGCGTGGTTGTCGCACAGGGGAACCACGCTGTCAGCATCCCGAGCTGCGGCACCCCCAGCGCGGCCGAGTCCATTGAGGTTCTGCACTTCCCATGGCGCTCGTGGGACCAGTTCCGCCGGAAGGTCGAGAACGCGGGGAAGGCATACGAGTCGAGTCCGGACCTCGTACCGAGCCCGAACCACCACGGCATGCGTGACTACAGACTGCTGAAGGAAGGACGCCTGCTCGCGTCCTACCTTCTTCGCAGCCTCACGCCCGCGCAACTCGACGCCGGAATCGCGGATGGCTTGTACGTCGAAGAGACAAGGATCCGCGCCGAGAAGCTTCCGCAGCAAGCTGACGATGAGCTCGAATACGACGCCAGCGAGATGGTCGACCTGCTGCGCGGCCTGGCCGCGACTCAAGGCGAACGCCTGGCCGCGACCGCGGCCGACGCCGATCAAAGGTTCGCCGATGCGAAGGCCTACATCGAGGGCGCCGGCCGGGAATGGCAGGCGGAACGCGAAGCCCTTCACGAGCGGGCGGACAGGCTGGCCCAGCGCGTCGAGCAGCTGTCGGACGAGCTGGTCGCGACCCGCGCCGCACTCGAGGGTCTGCGCGGTCGTAGATCGGTCAGGATCGTCGACGCGGTGAATCGCGTCGCGACCCGGCGCCGCGCCTGA
- a CDS encoding cell wall-binding repeat-containing protein translates to MNLRVPASVLAVSALAVALLTAATVAPAAATSGSITTSRVSGADRYATAVAVAQDGYPNTAPVVFIAAGTNFPDALGAGPAAAKLGGPLLLTPPGGLPDEVVAELKHLNPGTIDIIGGTAAIPDPLFQLIQAAVPGATVNRLAGADRYATSRAVVGNVFTTAHTAYLATGANYPDALSAAAAAGSQADPVILINGSATTLDSDTLAEFAQLGVTDVVIAGGPVSISAAIEGQLDSLLGAAHVTRLGGADRYETSALIGAHSFTSATKVYLAAGTEFPDALAGSAVAGALHAPLLTVQPGCVPYDSYADLTALGVTHATLIGGTAALSSSVDNLRKCDPELSIVAGVARAPHPGPSTESSIDAVDTATDHAGNVYVLDATALRIEKITPTGQLSFVAGNGTTDDPTPGAAIDSGLGSPTSLAVDGAGDLYLCTQSRIVKITTAGTLSYVAGDGTYGASVPGPAMATPMNADDLVVDSAGDIFFIDASNDTVDRITPSGSLSIVAGDGSWGALSPGPALDSDLSPSAVAVDSAGDLFIDNFDDKRVAKVTASGVLSIVAGDGSADVPRAGSATATGLGELSGVAVDSVGNVFIGDTRDGDNYLEKISPSGQLSIIAGTGSYGDPVPGPAAASPITYPQAFSVDTSGNLFFADDGVLEEVTASGTLALLSSLAAGEPKPGPADQSPLGMGVFGTLGLATDSAGAYYIADATNSVIEKVDASGTLSIVAGGGARDPRTPGPAKAAQLFNPQGVAVDGAGNLYIADTHNALIEKVTPAGQMSVIAGDESFGTATPGPATNSALVGPLDVAVDAAGNVYANDGAQILKITPLDMLSVFAGNGSNGAPIPGPAASSPLGSPWGMALDSSGTLYIADASSSAVEKVSPSGVLSIAVSSRDVAGSRAGSTTDFFPLDVAVDRAGDIFIADGGYPVVEERTASGTITAIAGTGSWGNPAPGRALNSSLNPESVALGPTGELYLTTGADVVKLSW, encoded by the coding sequence GTGAACCTTCGCGTCCCGGCATCCGTTCTGGCAGTATCCGCACTCGCAGTCGCTCTGCTGACCGCAGCGACCGTGGCGCCCGCAGCAGCGACAAGCGGTTCGATCACGACCTCGCGCGTGTCTGGAGCAGACCGGTACGCGACCGCCGTCGCTGTCGCGCAGGACGGCTACCCGAACACGGCGCCTGTCGTGTTCATCGCCGCTGGGACCAACTTCCCCGACGCGCTCGGCGCCGGGCCCGCGGCGGCGAAGCTCGGCGGCCCCCTGCTGCTGACTCCGCCTGGCGGGCTGCCCGATGAGGTCGTCGCAGAGCTCAAACACCTCAACCCGGGCACGATCGACATCATCGGCGGGACTGCGGCCATTCCGGACCCGCTGTTCCAGCTGATCCAGGCGGCCGTGCCGGGCGCGACCGTCAACCGACTCGCGGGCGCCGACCGCTACGCGACCAGCCGCGCCGTCGTCGGGAACGTCTTCACCACCGCCCACACTGCGTACCTCGCCACGGGCGCCAACTACCCCGACGCGCTATCTGCCGCGGCCGCCGCCGGTTCGCAGGCAGACCCGGTCATCCTGATCAACGGTTCCGCCACCACCCTCGACTCTGACACCCTCGCCGAATTCGCGCAGCTCGGCGTGACCGACGTCGTCATCGCGGGCGGGCCGGTCTCGATCTCGGCCGCGATCGAGGGTCAGTTGGATTCGCTCCTCGGCGCGGCCCACGTCACCCGCCTCGGCGGCGCGGACCGCTATGAGACCTCGGCGTTGATCGGTGCGCACTCCTTCACCTCGGCGACCAAGGTCTACCTGGCGGCCGGCACCGAGTTCCCCGACGCGCTCGCCGGATCCGCTGTGGCCGGCGCGCTGCACGCGCCGCTGCTCACCGTGCAGCCGGGGTGCGTGCCCTACGACAGCTACGCCGACCTCACCGCTCTCGGCGTCACCCACGCGACCCTGATCGGCGGCACCGCGGCCCTCAGCTCGAGCGTCGACAACCTGCGCAAGTGCGACCCCGAGCTCTCGATCGTTGCCGGGGTCGCACGGGCGCCGCACCCCGGGCCTTCGACCGAGAGCTCCATCGACGCGGTGGACACCGCTACCGATCACGCAGGCAACGTCTATGTGCTCGACGCCACAGCCCTGCGAATCGAAAAGATCACGCCGACGGGCCAGCTCAGCTTCGTGGCCGGAAACGGAACCACCGACGACCCGACACCCGGTGCGGCCATCGACAGCGGACTCGGCTCGCCAACGAGCCTGGCCGTCGACGGCGCGGGTGATCTCTATCTGTGCACCCAGAGCAGGATCGTCAAGATTACGACTGCCGGCACGCTCTCGTACGTCGCAGGCGACGGCACGTACGGGGCATCGGTGCCCGGCCCCGCGATGGCGACTCCGATGAACGCCGACGACCTGGTGGTCGATTCGGCCGGCGACATCTTCTTCATCGACGCCAGCAACGACACAGTGGACAGGATCACGCCGAGCGGGAGCCTCTCCATCGTCGCCGGCGACGGAAGCTGGGGCGCGCTGTCACCAGGGCCTGCACTCGACAGCGACCTGAGCCCCTCGGCCGTCGCGGTGGATTCAGCAGGCGATCTGTTCATCGACAACTTCGACGACAAGCGCGTCGCGAAGGTGACGGCCTCCGGTGTCCTTTCGATCGTCGCGGGCGACGGCAGCGCAGATGTCCCCCGGGCGGGATCAGCCACGGCGACCGGCCTCGGGGAGCTGTCCGGCGTGGCGGTCGACTCTGTCGGCAACGTGTTCATCGGGGACACCCGCGACGGCGACAACTACCTCGAGAAGATCAGTCCCTCCGGCCAGCTGTCGATCATCGCGGGTACCGGAAGCTACGGCGACCCGGTCCCGGGCCCCGCAGCAGCGAGCCCCATCACCTACCCGCAGGCGTTCTCTGTCGACACGTCGGGGAACCTCTTCTTCGCCGACGACGGCGTCCTCGAAGAAGTCACTGCGAGCGGCACGCTCGCACTCCTCTCAAGCCTCGCCGCCGGCGAGCCGAAACCGGGCCCCGCAGATCAGAGCCCTCTGGGCATGGGCGTCTTCGGCACTCTGGGGCTCGCCACTGACTCCGCCGGCGCCTACTACATCGCCGACGCGACCAACTCGGTAATCGAGAAGGTCGATGCGTCCGGCACACTGTCGATCGTTGCGGGCGGGGGCGCTCGCGATCCGCGGACGCCCGGCCCCGCCAAGGCCGCGCAACTGTTCAACCCGCAGGGCGTCGCCGTCGACGGCGCCGGCAATCTGTACATCGCCGACACGCACAACGCGCTCATCGAAAAGGTCACCCCGGCCGGGCAGATGTCCGTTATCGCCGGCGACGAGAGTTTCGGCACCGCGACCCCGGGCCCCGCGACGAACAGCGCGCTCGTCGGACCGCTGGACGTAGCCGTCGACGCAGCCGGGAACGTGTATGCGAACGACGGGGCGCAGATTCTCAAGATCACTCCTCTCGACATGCTCTCGGTGTTCGCGGGCAACGGATCGAACGGAGCCCCCATCCCCGGGCCAGCGGCGAGCAGCCCCCTCGGCTCGCCGTGGGGCATGGCTCTCGATTCCTCCGGAACCCTCTATATCGCTGACGCGAGCAGCAGCGCCGTGGAGAAGGTCTCACCGTCAGGCGTCCTTTCCATCGCGGTCAGCTCACGCGACGTCGCCGGTTCACGCGCAGGCTCGACGACCGACTTCTTCCCCCTCGATGTGGCGGTCGACCGTGCGGGCGACATCTTCATCGCCGACGGCGGCTACCCGGTCGTCGAAGAGCGCACCGCGTCCGGCACGATCACTGCGATCGCGGGAACCGGCTCATGGGGCAACCCAGCGCCGGGACGCGCCCTCAACAGCAGCCTCAACCCGGAATCAGTCGCGCTAGGCCCGACGGGCGAGCTGTACCTGACCACCGGGGCGGACGTAGTCAAGCTCAGTTGGTGA
- a CDS encoding class I SAM-dependent methyltransferase, with amino-acid sequence MRTAVARVLARIGRRGEGPGRDFDGSASYWESRYNSGGDSGAGSYGVVAEFKAQVLNDLIAEQGLQRVIEFGCGDGNQLGMLAVKDYVGLDVSPTVIAACRQRYATDRSKSFILIEGGNIPIGLPPADLALSLDVVYHLVEDEVYAAYMSALFDHSRRFVVVFAPNENRTDLPLHMRYRRFTDWVDAGKPDWRLARTIDNPHKQFPLTLADFYVFERRPGRS; translated from the coding sequence ATGCGAACGGCTGTCGCTCGCGTGCTGGCGAGGATCGGACGGCGTGGTGAGGGGCCGGGCCGGGACTTCGACGGATCGGCGTCCTACTGGGAGAGCCGATACAACAGCGGCGGGGATTCCGGGGCAGGAAGCTACGGCGTCGTCGCAGAGTTCAAGGCGCAGGTGCTCAACGACCTGATCGCAGAGCAGGGCCTCCAGCGGGTGATCGAGTTCGGCTGCGGCGACGGGAACCAGCTCGGGATGCTCGCGGTGAAGGACTATGTCGGCCTCGACGTCTCACCGACCGTCATCGCCGCGTGCAGACAGCGCTACGCGACCGACAGGTCGAAGTCCTTCATCCTCATCGAGGGCGGGAACATCCCCATCGGCCTGCCGCCTGCAGATCTCGCGCTCAGCCTTGATGTCGTCTACCACCTGGTCGAGGATGAGGTCTACGCGGCGTACATGAGCGCCCTCTTCGATCACTCTCGCCGATTCGTCGTCGTGTTCGCGCCGAATGAGAACCGGACGGACCTGCCCCTGCACATGCGCTATCGGCGCTTCACCGATTGGGTGGACGCAGGTAAGCCGGACTGGCGCCTCGCGCGGACGATCGACAATCCGCACAAACAGTTCCCGTTGACCCTTGCGGACTTCTATGTGTTCGAGCGTCGCCCCGGTCGCAGCTGA
- a CDS encoding glycosyltransferase family 4 protein yields MTTLRAIADDAASRTSVQPAMNGLTRYAGELTRALIATAPPACDVELILSRRGRGELAELAAQFPGATRTTVAKLSHAALATAWANGVSVAAGTGILHAPSLFAPLVHTDRSAARQIVVTVHDTLAWTHPASLGHSSAAWARRMAHRAAKHADAVVVPSHAVAAELAERVDLGERVRVIPGATSPGIVLPDDPEVRASWLRLPERFVLAAGSMDPRTGVGELIQAAALPDFHELPLLIVGADEWRGHRITETAMLAGLPEGRVRPLGAVSDSDLALLLSRAEAFVAPSYAEGFGLMALEALAFGTPLVHSDAPALVELASGAGCQVVRHDAGSSYAERLAAAVDALIVGDADRSSLAVLGRDRAKAFSWRDSGSRVWQLHAEL; encoded by the coding sequence ATGACGACCCTGCGCGCGATCGCCGACGATGCGGCCTCGCGCACCTCGGTGCAGCCTGCAATGAACGGTCTCACCCGCTACGCGGGTGAGCTGACGCGTGCTCTGATCGCGACGGCGCCCCCTGCCTGCGATGTCGAGCTGATCCTGTCGCGACGAGGCCGTGGCGAGCTCGCCGAGCTCGCCGCTCAGTTCCCCGGCGCGACACGCACGACGGTCGCGAAGCTGTCGCATGCTGCGCTCGCCACCGCGTGGGCGAACGGCGTGAGCGTCGCTGCCGGGACCGGCATCCTGCATGCGCCGAGCCTGTTCGCGCCGCTCGTTCACACCGATCGCTCGGCCGCGCGGCAAATCGTCGTGACCGTTCACGACACCCTCGCGTGGACTCATCCTGCCTCACTCGGTCACTCGTCCGCCGCGTGGGCACGGCGCATGGCGCATCGAGCGGCGAAGCACGCCGACGCGGTGGTCGTCCCTTCGCACGCCGTCGCCGCCGAACTAGCGGAGCGGGTCGACCTCGGCGAGCGCGTTCGCGTCATTCCCGGCGCGACGAGTCCGGGGATCGTGCTGCCCGACGACCCGGAAGTGCGGGCCAGTTGGTTGCGGCTCCCTGAGCGATTCGTGCTGGCTGCCGGTTCGATGGACCCCCGCACCGGAGTTGGAGAGCTGATCCAGGCGGCCGCGCTGCCGGATTTCCACGAACTGCCACTGCTCATCGTGGGCGCCGACGAGTGGCGTGGGCACCGCATCACCGAGACCGCGATGCTCGCCGGCCTTCCGGAAGGACGGGTGCGCCCGCTCGGCGCCGTCAGTGACTCCGACCTCGCGCTGCTGCTGTCGAGGGCCGAGGCCTTTGTCGCGCCGAGCTATGCAGAGGGCTTCGGCCTGATGGCGCTCGAGGCGCTGGCGTTCGGAACCCCTCTTGTGCACTCCGATGCCCCCGCGCTCGTCGAGCTGGCTAGCGGTGCCGGCTGCCAGGTCGTGCGTCACGACGCAGGCTCGAGCTATGCCGAACGACTCGCGGCTGCCGTGGATGCGCTGATCGTCGGTGACGCAGACCGCTCATCCCTCGCGGTGCTCGGCCGCGACAGGGCCAAGGCGTTCAGTTGGCGCGACTCGGGTTCCCGGGTGTGGCAGTTGCACGCGGAGCTGTGA
- a CDS encoding ABC transporter ATP-binding protein encodes MAKSPTVIEVRDVSKKFTIRKDNSLKERLVTFGRSGRRYKEEFWALHEVDLTIEAGTTIGLIGHNGSGKSTLLKVIGGILDPTSGSVAHRGRVAALLELGAGFHPDLTGRENVFLNASILGLSQAETEERFDEIVKFSGIGKFIDTQVKFYSSGMYVRLAFAVAVHTDPDILLVDEVLAVGDEAFQRKCLDKIRAFQREGRTIVLVTHNLGQVMELCDRAVLLNQGSVVIDGDPHAAVEQFRTILEGRRRKEDEAADIPVYTGPRTVAARAYANGRGTEEAVQAGDELIVEVDLDTDQPTDDWQIAVQIDNVQGLPVIGTSMKWLDVHAGTLDGPRRIKFVLKDARFGEGRYFVNVSIMSWDGIHLHDWPQACSFKAPYHPDAYGVMYAESEFANDDLTRIPVRGELNTEQNKASGPSRSA; translated from the coding sequence GTGGCCAAGTCCCCCACCGTCATCGAAGTCCGAGATGTCTCGAAGAAGTTCACGATCCGCAAGGACAACTCCTTGAAAGAGCGCCTCGTGACCTTCGGCCGCAGCGGCCGTCGCTACAAGGAAGAGTTCTGGGCTCTGCACGAGGTCGACCTCACGATCGAGGCGGGGACGACCATCGGCCTGATCGGGCACAACGGCTCGGGCAAGAGCACGCTGCTCAAGGTGATCGGCGGCATCCTCGATCCCACGAGCGGGTCAGTGGCGCACCGCGGGCGCGTCGCTGCACTCCTCGAACTGGGCGCGGGATTCCACCCAGACCTGACCGGGCGCGAGAACGTCTTCCTCAACGCGTCGATCCTCGGCTTGAGCCAGGCCGAGACCGAGGAGCGCTTCGACGAGATCGTCAAGTTCAGCGGCATCGGGAAGTTCATCGACACTCAGGTCAAGTTCTACTCGTCCGGCATGTACGTGCGACTCGCGTTCGCCGTCGCCGTCCATACGGACCCCGACATCCTGCTGGTCGACGAAGTGCTCGCGGTCGGCGACGAGGCGTTCCAGCGCAAGTGCCTCGACAAGATCCGCGCGTTCCAGCGTGAGGGCCGGACCATCGTCCTCGTCACCCACAACCTCGGCCAGGTCATGGAGCTGTGCGACCGTGCGGTCCTCCTCAACCAGGGCTCCGTCGTCATCGACGGCGACCCGCACGCGGCGGTCGAACAGTTCCGCACGATCCTCGAAGGCCGCCGCCGCAAGGAAGACGAGGCCGCGGACATCCCTGTCTACACCGGTCCGCGCACGGTCGCGGCGCGAGCATATGCCAACGGCCGAGGAACGGAAGAAGCCGTACAGGCGGGCGACGAACTCATCGTCGAGGTCGACCTGGACACCGATCAGCCGACGGACGACTGGCAGATCGCGGTGCAGATCGACAACGTGCAGGGCCTGCCGGTGATCGGCACGAGCATGAAGTGGCTCGATGTGCACGCCGGAACGCTCGACGGCCCCCGACGCATCAAGTTCGTGCTCAAGGACGCGCGGTTCGGCGAGGGGCGCTACTTCGTCAACGTGTCGATCATGAGCTGGGACGGCATCCATCTGCATGATTGGCCTCAAGCGTGCAGCTTCAAGGCGCCCTACCACCCCGACGCGTACGGCGTGATGTACGCGGAGTCCGAGTTCGCCAACGACGACCTCACTCGGATCCCGGTGCGCGGCGAGCTGAACACAGAACAGAACAAGGCGTCGGGACCGAGCCGATCCGCCTAG
- a CDS encoding UDP-glucuronic acid decarboxylase family protein — MPQRALVAGGAGFVGSHLCDELLRRGYEVVAIDTLLTGGRTNVDHLVDEPNFILLHHDAADALSVEGHFDLVLHFASPASPPWYMKYPIETLHAGSIATEALLRVAERDNARFILASTSEVYGDPAVHPQPESYWGNVNPNGPRSVYDEAKRYAEALTAAFRRSHRVNTGIVRIFNTYGPRMALGDGRMIPAFAAAALKNDPIPLHGDGTQTRSLTYVGDLVRGVLALADSDQPGPINIGNPREQTVREIAEVIVKLAGSTSEISYQPRPVDDPERRRPDISLARELLDWEPEVDSETGLAETVEWFRTHSRSAHDSRRPE, encoded by the coding sequence ATGCCCCAGCGCGCACTTGTTGCCGGTGGTGCAGGTTTCGTTGGTTCGCATCTCTGCGACGAGCTTCTTCGTCGAGGCTACGAGGTCGTCGCAATCGACACTCTGCTCACCGGCGGTCGGACGAATGTCGACCATCTCGTCGACGAACCGAACTTCATCCTTCTGCACCACGACGCAGCCGACGCGCTGTCGGTCGAGGGGCACTTCGACCTCGTGCTGCACTTCGCGTCGCCGGCATCCCCGCCCTGGTACATGAAGTATCCGATCGAGACCCTGCACGCGGGCTCGATCGCGACCGAGGCGCTGCTGCGCGTCGCCGAGCGCGATAACGCGCGGTTCATCCTCGCCTCGACCAGTGAGGTCTACGGAGATCCCGCAGTGCACCCGCAGCCCGAGAGCTACTGGGGCAACGTGAACCCGAACGGCCCGCGCAGCGTCTACGACGAGGCGAAGCGGTACGCGGAGGCGCTGACTGCCGCGTTCCGCCGCAGCCACCGCGTGAACACCGGCATCGTGCGCATCTTCAACACCTACGGCCCGCGCATGGCGCTCGGCGACGGTCGCATGATCCCGGCGTTCGCCGCGGCCGCGCTGAAGAACGATCCCATCCCGCTGCACGGTGACGGCACACAGACGCGCTCGCTGACTTACGTCGGCGATCTCGTGCGCGGCGTGCTCGCCCTCGCCGACTCTGACCAGCCCGGCCCGATCAACATCGGCAACCCGCGTGAGCAGACGGTGCGCGAGATCGCAGAGGTGATCGTGAAGCTCGCCGGCAGCACGTCGGAGATCTCGTACCAGCCTCGCCCCGTCGACGACCCCGAGCGCCGTCGCCCCGACATCAGCCTCGCTCGCGAATTGCTCGACTGGGAGCCCGAGGTCGACTCCGAGACGGGGCTGGCAGAGACCGTCGAGTGGTTCAGGACCCACTCGAGAAGCGCCCACGACTCCAGGAGACCCGAATGA